From Cyanobacteriota bacterium, one genomic window encodes:
- a CDS encoding organic solvent tolerance protein OstA: protein MQADAQTANPAATRSPLTLQADIQEANAKTGVLTARGNVQIDYPARGIRATAAQAQYFSRERRIVLSGNVYIVQDGNSIRGETVTYLIDEGRFVALPASNQQVRSIYQVEERDNTQSPATPAPGVAPF, encoded by the coding sequence ATGCAGGCAGACGCACAAACAGCAAATCCAGCCGCTACTCGCAGCCCCTTAACCTTACAAGCGGACATCCAAGAGGCCAATGCTAAGACTGGAGTATTGACAGCACGTGGCAATGTTCAAATTGATTACCCTGCCAGAGGCATTCGAGCCACAGCAGCCCAAGCGCAGTATTTCAGTCGGGAGCGCCGAATTGTTCTAAGCGGTAACGTCTATATTGTGCAAGATGGTAACTCTATCCGTGGTGAGACTGTCACCTATTTAATTGATGAGGGGCGATTTGTGGCGCTACCTGCTAGCAATCAGCAAGTTCGGTCGATCTATCAAGTAGAGGAAAGAGATAATACTCAATCTCCAGCAACTCCTGCTCCGGGAGTAGCTC